The following are encoded in a window of Rhipicephalus sanguineus isolate Rsan-2018 unplaced genomic scaffold, BIME_Rsan_1.4 Seq4632, whole genome shotgun sequence genomic DNA:
- the LOC119377433 gene encoding uncharacterized protein LOC119377433, whose amino-acid sequence MAAVKDFAALAELVADVLASDDDDCEMSDLPSEEEVEEPSDVSVAAVVAALISREDRHRVRLYVESVVSSYSDEEFRRLFRLQRHTTATITADFEASPFYPRGGRGREKISAEKTMLIALTYLGTQWSMNAIADKFGVSESTVHAAIRRVLDFLLSISEREIRWPDREEAARNKRAFRALGRCDGVEAGLPDVVGAIDGCHGVTDADMVFMDVFVGFPGRVHDARVLRESFLFEEAASKFDGEQITDIHLNEILTSVSFCGYLLGDAAYPLLPWLLPPYQHVTSTWQPWMSTFNRVHCKQRVVVEIAFGLLKGRFRRLEKIDVNSIPQAVEIVMAACVLHNLARRHADILDDMDTANGDIGVFSSEPVKTDEPSAMAATLRNRVAQSIPLNL is encoded by the exons ATGGCTGCTGTGAAAGACTTTGCCGCGCTCGCAGAGCTTGTCGCAGACGTGCTGGCGTCTGATGACGACGACTGCGAAATGTCCGATCTTCCCTCGGAAGAAGAAGTGGAGGAGCCTTCAGATGTCTCCGTTGCTGCCGTGGTTGCCGCACTGATTTCCAGGGAGGACCGGCACCGGGTGCGGCTGTATGTAGAAAGTGTGGTGAGCAGCTACAGTGACGAAGAGTTCCGAAGGCTCTTCCGTTTGCAAAGGCACACCACTGCGACGATCACGGCCGATTTCGAGGCTTCGCCGTTCTACCCTCGCGGTGGCCGCGGAAGAGAGAAGATATCAGCAGAAAAGACTATGCTGATTGCCCTGACGTACCTGGGTACACAGTGGTCCATGAACGCCATAGCCGACAAGTTCGGCGTCAGTGAATCGACGGTGCACGCCGCGATTCGCCGCGTTTTGGACTTTCTGCTGTCCATCAGCGAAAGGGAAATCCGCTGGCCTGACCGCGAAGAGGCTGCTCGAAACAAGCGCGCGTTTCGCGCGCTTGGTCGTTGTGATGGAGTCGAGGCTGGCCTGCCAGATGTCGTCGGTGCCATTGATGGCTGCCAC GGAGTCACTGATGCGGACATGGTCTTCATGGATGTCTTCGTGGGCTTCCCAGGCAGAGTGCACGACGCCCGGGTACTGAGGGAGAGCTTCCTCTTCGAAGAGGCAGCGTCGAAGTTTGACGGTGAGCAAATTACTGATATTCACTTAAATGAGATCTTAACTTCGGTCAGTTTTT GTGGGTATCTTTTGGGGGATGCCGCCTATCCTCTGCTCCCGTGGCTGCTGCCACCTTACCAACATGTGACAAGCACCTGGCAGCCATGGATGAGCACCTTCAACCGTGTCCACTGCAAACAGCGCGTTGTCGTTGAAATTGCCTTTGGCCTGCTCAAGGGGCGTTTTCGGCGACTCGAGAAGATCGACGTGAACAGCATTCCACAAGCTGTGGAAATCGTGATGGCAGCCTGTGTGCTGCATAACCTTGCACGGAGGCATGCTGACATCCTGGACGATATGGACACAGCAAACGGCGATATCGGTGTCTTCTCCAGCGAGCCAGTTAAAACCGATGAGCCGTCCGCCATGGCAGCGACACTGCGGAATCGTGTGGCACAGAGCATACCACTGAATCTGTGA